The Schizosaccharomyces pombe strain 972h- genome assembly, chromosome: I genome contains a region encoding:
- the pof5 gene encoding F-box protein Pof5, whose product MQSFPPEIWHHIFDHLISFDKFEAKNFGGLLRICRSSYVGGLHAIYYFPKLNPRNYHKFVDTISRKPTRKLVHHISLNNVSYASKASITSRLLRRCATNLETFSGPQSGLGFTALRAFSQCQKLKKIDLSILSEKIDLQYLFGGIQHLKHLEYIILPYLSIPAPMCTECWPSSLTFVGFSGGLTDDFLAESVFPPSLKSINITQCPLLTDAGIFSLLSKIGPNLSSVCVQYPMPELSRSGLDCIFQLCPNATTISIPANYITSTAFESIPESGHNVRSLEITYSGSLLTNISLIKADDLVGALVDGKLPNLHRLQWSIRLGWREESQDVQDLLELIDDQDGEVFITVK is encoded by the coding sequence ATGCAGTCGTTTCCTCCTGAAATATGGCATCACATATTCGATCATTTAATAAGTTTTGACAAgtttgaagcaaaaaattttggggGCTTGCTAAGGATTTGTCGTTCATCATATGTTGGAGGCCTACATgctatttattattttccaaaGCTTAATCCCCGTAATTATCATAAGTTTGTTGACACGATTAGCCGTAAACCTACAAGAAAATTAGTGCATCACATTAGTTTAAACAATGTTTCATATGCATCAAAAGCTTCTATAACATCCCGTCTATTGAGAAGGTGCGCTACGAATTTAGAAACATTTTCAGGTCCGCAGTCAGGACTTGGTTTTACGGCCTTAAGAGCATTCTCTCAATgccaaaaattaaaaaagatagaCCTGTCTATCCtttctgaaaaaattgatttacaATATCTATTTGGGGGTATTCAGCATCTCAAGCATCTTGAGTATATCATATTACCCTATCTTTCAATTCCTGCTCCTATGTGTACTGAATGCTGGCCAAGCTCTCTTACCTTTGTGGGCTTTTCTGGTGGCCTTACTGATGACTTTTTGGCTGAGTCTGTTTTTCCCCcatctttaaaaagtataaacATCACACAATGTCCGCTATTGACCGATGCAGGCATTTTCTCtttgctttcaaaaatagGACCTAATTTGTCTTCAGTCTGTGTGCAATACCCAATGCCCGAATTGTCTCGGAGCGGCTTAGATTGCATTTTTCAGTTATGTCCCAACGCTACAACTATTAGCATTCCTGCTAATTACATTACCTCTACCGCCTTTGAGAGCATTCCTGAGTCAGGGCATAATGTTCGAAGCTTAGAAATTACTTATTCAGGGAGCTTATTGACCAACATCAGCCTGATCAAAGCTGATGATCTGGTGGGCGCTTTGGTCGATGGGAAGCTTCCCAATTTGCATCGATTACAATGGTCTATTCGTTTAGGATGGAGAGAGGAATCTCAGGATGTACAGGACTTATTAGAGCTAATTGATGATCAAGATGGTGAGGTATTTATAACAGTGAAATGA
- the nog2 gene encoding ribosome export GTPase: MGTYKKEKSRIGREGANEKKPGNLRVKGENFYRNAKDVARVNMYRGGKAKYNAAGELVRAAEFQSSEVPKARIQPDRRWFNNTRVIAQPTLTQFREAMGQKLNDPYQVLLRRNKLPMSLLQENTEIPKVRVLESEPFENTFGPKSQRKRPKISFDSVAELAKESDEKQNAYEEKIEERILANPDESDDVMLAARDAIFSKGQSKRIWNELYKVIDSSDVLIQVLDARDPVGTRCGTVERYLRNEASHKHMILVLNKVDLVPTSVAAAWVKILAKEYPTIAFHASINNSFGKGSLIQILRQFASLHSDKKQISVGLIGFPNAGKSSIINTLRKKKVCNVAPIPGETKVWQYVALMKRIFLIDCPGIVPPSSNDSDAELLLKGVVRVENVSNPEAYIPTVLSRCKVKHLERTYEISGWNDSTEFLAKLAKKGGRLLKGGEPDEASVAKMVLNDFMRGKIPWFIGPKGLSSSNDEINSSQKVATQQTEGSDQDGEEAEEEWHGISDDGKADESESTKPVAEGSASESTDESAVDDNKNRS; encoded by the exons atgggcACCTAtaagaaagagaaaagcaGAATCGGACGTGAAGGTGCTAATGAGAAGAAGCCTGGCAACCTTCGTGTCAAAggtgaaaatttttaccgAAATGCCAAGGATGTTGCTCGAGTTAACATGTATCGAGGAGGCAAGGCGAAATATAACGCTGCTGGTGAATTAGTCCGTGCTGCTGAATTTCAGTCTAGCGAGGTTCCTAAAGCTCGAATTCAGCCTGATCGACGATGGTTCAACAATACCAGAGTTATTGCTCAACCAACTCTCACCCAATTTCGAGAGGCTATGGGTCAAAAGTTAAACGATCCTTATCAAGTTTTATTACGAAGGAACAAACTTCCTATGTCTCTCCTACAAGAGAACACTGAAATTCCAAAAGTTCGTGTTTTAGAGTCAGAGCCTTTTGAAAACACTTTTGGCCCTAAATCTCAAAGAAAACGCCCCAAGATCTCATTCGATTCTGTGGCTGAATTGGCTAAAGAGTCTGACGAAAAACAGAACGCTTACGAAGAGAAAATTGAAGAGCGTATATTGGCTAATCCCGATGAGTCTGATGATGTTATGCTTGCTGCTCGTGATGCGATTTTTAGCAAAGGACAATCTAAACGTATTTGGAATGAGCTTTACAAAGTTATTGATTCTAGCGATGTTTTAATCCAAGTGCTTGATGCGCGTGATCCTGTAGGTACTCGTTGTGGAACCGTAGAGCGCTATTTAAGGAACGAAGCTTCTCATAAGCATATgattttggttttgaaCAAAGTTGATCTTGTTCCTACCTCTGTTGCT GCCGCCTGGGTTAAAATATTGGCTAAAGAGTACCCAACCATTGCTTTCCATGCATCTATAAATAATTCCTTTGGTAAAGGGTCCCTTATTCAGATTCTTCGTCAATTTGCGTCTTTACATTCTgacaaaaaacaaatttctgTTGGGTTAATTGGTTTTCCGAATGCCGGAAAATCAAGCATCATCAATACTttaaggaagaaaaaagtttgtaATGTTGCTCCCATTCCTGGAGAAACGAAAGTTTGGCAATATGTTGCACTCATGaaacgaatttttttaatcgaCTGTCCTGGTATAGTCCCACCCAGTTCCAACGACTCTGATGCAGAGCTTTTATTGAAAGGTGTAGTCCGAGTTGAAAACGTGAGTAATCCAGAAGCATATATTCCTACTGTACTCAGTCGTTGTAAAGTGAAGCATCTTGAGAGAACATATGAAATATCTGGTTGGAATGATTCGACTGAATTTCTTGCTAAACTTGCGAAGAAGGGAGGCCGTTTGCTCAAAGGAGGTGAACCTGATGAAGCTTCGGTTGCTAAAATGGTATTGAATGATTTTATGCGCGGTAAAATCCCTTGGTTTATTGGACCTAAAGGCCTTTCCTCATCAAACGATGAAATCAATTCTTCGCAAAAAGTCGCTACTCAGCAAACTGAAGGTTCTGATCAGGATGGAGAAGAAGCAGAAGAAGAATGGCATGGAATTTCTGATGATGGTAAAGCTGATGAGTCTGAAAGTACTAAACCAGTAGCCGAGGGAAGTGCTTCTGAGTCTACAGATGAAAGTGCTGTTGATGATAATAAGAATAGGAGTTAA
- a CDS encoding transporter codes for MVALVNNMRKITIPSVGGKLVSSGQFQNFIASCILFCCPGIYLAVTGLGAGGGHPDAYHMADVTNSLLYALFTVCGWAGGPILKYLGPRWALALGATGYPIYIGGLWYFDNTGKQGFTIFTGAYEGIAAGLLWASTAYISLSYSCANQKSQFIATQWTILAFGSTVGSFIAFGINYHSTSTGVPMAVYIIFIIIMACAVLLAILFIKSPSDVRKSDGTSALSPSNKTFGQELWGLFEAAKDWRLLCLLPASFASQSTIAWQSHLNSYYFSLRTRSLNNVLFWVIQFFVPYLFTLILDAKALKRRTRGIIGLTIQAVVIMATLSGELGWIVSKHIDLHDTSPDLDWTQRGYGGALVLYLLMGIQYGSSIVSVQWCISLLSSDPDKYARYAGLYKGTQAAGMCVSFGIDAAGVSFLGQGIIYFIFLFVMCASQLIMTSIFGKETDRLSTKEHFTDDKSYIDGVMPSTDTYMNEKTSDELDKKSLPSDQVYV; via the coding sequence ATGGTTGCTCTAGTCAATAATATGCGGAAAATTACAATACCTTCAGTGGGAGGGAAGCTTGTCTCTTCAGgccaatttcaaaatttcattgcTTCTTGCATCTTGTTTTGCTGCCCTGGTATCTATTTAGCAGTAACTGGGTTAGGTGCAGGTGGTGGCCATCCTGATGCATATCATATGGCTGATGTTACGAACTCACTCTTGTATGCTTTGTTTACCGTTTGCGGTTGGGCGGGAGGACCGATTCTTAAGTACCTGGGTCCTCGCTGGGCACTTGCCTTGGGCGCTACAGGTTATCCTATATACATTGGCGGACTATGGTATTTTGATAACACTGGAAAGCAAGGATTCACCATTTTTACTGGTGCCTATGAAGGCATTGCTGCTGGATTATTATGGGCATCAACAGCATACATTAGCTTATCTTACTCTTGTGCAAATCAAAAATCCCAATTCATTGCTACTCAATGGACGATCTTGGCTTTTGGTAGTACAGTGGGCTCGTTTATAGCTTTTGGTATTAATTATCACTCAACGAGCACTGGCGTACCTATGGCAGTCTACATCATCTTCATAATCATTATGGCTTGTGCCGTTTTATTAGCCATTCTCTTTATAAAAAGCCCATCTGATGTACGAAAATCAGATGGGACGTCTGCACTTTCTCCCAGTAATAAGACGTTCGGTCAAGAACTTTGGGGATTGTTTGAAGCAGCAAAGGATTGGAGACTACTTTGTCTGCTTCCTGCATCCTTTGCTTCACAAAGTACAATTGCATGGCAGTCGCACTTAAACTCCTACTATTTCTCCCTTCGTACTCGGTCTCTAAACAATGTGTTATTTTGGGTGATTCAATTTTTCGTCCCTTACTTGTTCactttaattttagatgcaaaagcattaaaaagaaggacACGTGGTATTATTGGATTAACTATTCAAGCTGTGGTAATCATGGCTACTCTTTCTGGTGAATTGGGTTGGATTGTTTCTAAGCACATTGATTTACACGATACATCCCCTGATCTTGACTGGACTCAACGAGGTTACGGAGGTGCTCTGGTTCTATATTTACTAATGGGTATTCAATATGGTTCTTCCATTGTCTCTGTACAGTGGTGTATCTCACTTCTCTCTAGTGATCCCGACAAGTATGCACGTTACGCTGGACTGTACAAAGGAACCCAAGCAGCCGGAATGTGTGTTTCTTTTGGTATAGACGCAGCTGGAGTCTCATTTCTTGGACAAGgaattatatattttatttttttattcgtGATGTGTGCATCTCAACTCATAATGACTTCGATATTCGGTAAGGAAACCGATAGATTATCAACGAAAGAACACTTCACTGATGATAAATCATACATCGATGGAGTCATGCCTTCAACTGATACGTACATGAATGAGAAAACTTCCGATGAGCTGGACAAGAAGTCGCTGCCAAGCGACCAGGTCTACgtttaa
- the ost2 gene encoding oligosaccharyltransferase epsilon subunit Ost2, with the protein MSSKSGLFLPLSSVITSYNENTNLSLKTIDAFLGFLVVVGGLQFGYALLVGTYPFNSFLSGFISCVGQFVITVGFRMALTQQELQSSSSKKKSPVVSPYKRAFLEFCFSSLVLHFFAVNFLG; encoded by the exons ATGAGTTCCAAAAGTGGATTATTCTTGCCTTTAAGCTCAGTTATAACTTCTTATAACGAAAACACGAACCTTTCATTAAAAACTATCGATGCTTTTCTTGGGTTTCTCGTAGTTGTTGGTGGTTTACAATTCGGATATGCCTTACTTGTTGGTACCTATCCTTTTAACTCATTTTTGTCAGGATTCATCAGTTGTGTGGGACAATTCGTAATTACTGTTGGGTTCCGTATGGCTTTAACTCAACAGGAATTACAAAGTTcatcttccaaaaaaaaatcaccCGTAGTTTCTCCTTACAAGCG CGCTTTTCTCGAGTTTTGCTTCTCCAGTCTCGTTTTACACTTCTTTGCTGTCAATTTCCTAGGATAG
- the rax2 gene encoding cell polarity factor Rax2, with amino-acid sequence MAIYSSFWIRLYFTFRFFCYFLTSVVASDVSFLGDFSGFNVLSNSSANTDLSSQFFEQTNNGSLSSLIDTSYSNSQICYSSWQGDLYVIVLDSEQQTVLLQSNFTSNPTSLEIFSSQNTSFFGNISAIFCDDKFPYAYATFTFSDKPSFTSIYRWNVTNSNVTIEHFYNVKGNVDSLFFLNNDSVAISGNFTEISPFSSSNGPQIAKLAFRSNNSFSQNSLNRNLSSVSCDLTDSYSLWDPSSSGLVSIYAWAPYLIDFNRIRFYNYESSENSVAFFSAINPADGTVLPLTHYDLETGLSSTCDVNCSLQNFANYQDFYFSKGYNSYQIEIQMFGNGEATENSAFGLSSLQFFETNQNSYFDDSYNQESCGFPGLNSLSSYEGNFEASFSNASMPYWIQTIAGEQASVSFFPNITVPTNGTVQLLIPGCTYDNTCSQRGSVIANVYFAKNKQPATKLVQQASDFDQYVSLYSGYLQGFSDNFRPYVELLPYKNSRMVTHSIRFLEQSYTNVSNGLVFVNTTTDVNKLPSIIEFPAASKLRGTAISQIKSLSNGNFSLYMTGNFSDNYGNNVVYMDSLNHLHSFPNNGLNGWVSYIYVSGDSSYFGGNFTHTGDGSIKLNYIAMYSETSRNWSSLGLGTNGPVTHIGSTSLFIDGKIESFISFQGDFNEVYTSEGYAISTSGFSLWNPSSKSWVSMEKLGFYMSGYLFDIPGFNSTQRIYSGNLSAIASYSTRNIAHFSSDSLNDTFIPCYVNAFPSYIRLEDIAYPFANNSMIAILGSEEMEDKCTAAVYFANSTEPIYPKRILSANCSSKFIVLEDCLIIYSNDTDESDIVKNTFVSFNTTSNSLGNTTALSQLKGHINSVIVDDSYNNIFFGGNLSEQSSGCVGFCIFEYNSSSWRNISHNLISAEVQSILWVNETYSSMYLAGKFVWDTSDVDYLLMYNFDNNTIMSCKGSSSIPGPVLLASLKSQSKDEYSVLLYGTEVSSSDTYLNVLNSEGAINSYSLDIHLNQSTINSIDFFESNQISQIPINDSIIVLSGLIVLDDSSKASAVYCVNKSCLPLLTAFKDNGEAGIVRKVVQQKSFSSSASKMIPVTTKYDHIGQPRYVVIISLGISIGVMFLIMSGSIVVEIIHWFFSEHVETLHDYSNFLKELKTQ; translated from the coding sequence ATGGCAATTTATTCCTCCTTTTGGATACGCCTTTATTTCacttttcgttttttttgttattttcttACATCCGTCGTTGCATCCGATGTTTCCTTCTTAGGTGATTTCTCTGGCTTTAATGTTTTATCAAACAGTTCAGCGAACACTGATTTAAGttcacaattttttgaacaaacTAATAATGGCAGCTTGTCTTCCTTAATTGACACCTCCTATTCTAATTCACAAATTTGCTATTCTTCTTGGCAAGGAGATCTTTATGTTATTGTATTGGATTCCGAGCAGCAGACAGTTCTACTTCAAAGCAATTTCACGTCGAATCCGACTTcgttggaaattttttcaagccaaaatacttctttttttggtaacATCAGTGCTATCTTTTGTGATGATAAATTTCCTTATGCTTATGCGACATTCACTTTTTCCGACAAACCTTCTTTTACATCAATATATCGATGGAATGTTACCAATTCGAATGTGACGATTGAACATTTTTATAACGTTAAAGGTAATGTTGATTcgctattttttttgaataatgaTAGTGTCGCCATTTCGGGCAATTTTACTGAAATAAGTCCATTCAGTTCAAGCAATGGCCCGCAAATCGCAAAGCTTGCTTTCAGAAGtaacaattctttttcacaGAATTCTTTGAATCGTAACTTATCATCTGTATCCTGTGATTTAACGGATTCCTATTCTTTATGGGACCCTTCTTCCTCAGGTTTAGTTTCTATATACGCCTGGGCTCCCTATcttattgattttaataGAATCAGATTTTACAATTATGAAAGCTCCGAAAATAGTGTTGCTTTTTTTAGCGCCATAAATCCAGCTGATGGAACTGTTCTTCCATTAACACATTATGACTTGGAAACAGGGTTATCAAGCACTTGCGATGTAAACTGCTCCTTGCAGAATTTTGCCAATTACCAAGACTTCTATTTCTCCAAAGGTTACAATTCTTATCAAATTGAAATACAAATGTTTGGAAATGGCGAAGCTACTGAAAATTCAGCTTTTGGATTAAGCagtttgcaattttttgagacaAATCAAAATTCTTACTTTGATGATAGCTACAACCAGGAAAGCTGTGGTTTTCCAGGACTTAATTCATTGTCTTCCTATGAAGGTAACTTTGAAGCATCTTTTAGCAACGCTTCTATGCCATATTGGATACAAACCATCGCTGGTGAACAAGCTTCggtttcattttttcctaACATAACTGTTCCAACAAATGGAACTGTGCAATTATTAATTCCTGGTTGCACATACGATAATACATGTTCTCAGAGGGGTTCTGTTATAGCAAATGTTTACTTtgctaaaaataaacagcCTGCTACCAAACTTGTTCAGCAGGCATCAGATTTTGACCAATATGTGTCTCTTTATTCTGGTTATTTGCAAGGATTTTCAGATAATTTTCGGCCCTATGTTGAGTTGCTGCCATATAAGAACAGTCGTATGGTTACACATTCTATTCGCTTTTTAGAACAATCATATACAAATGTTTCCAATGGActtgtttttgttaatacCACTACCGATGTTAACAAACTTCCCTCAATTATTGAGTTTCCAGCTGCTAGTAAGCTACGAGGTACCGCTATATCACAAATTAAGAGTCTATCTAATGGAAATTTTTCTCTATACATGACAGGGAATTTTTCTGATAACTATGGCAATAATGTGGTGTACATGGATTCCTTAAATCACCTACATTCATTTCCTAATAACGGATTGAACGGATGGGTTTCGTATATTTATGTATCTGGAGATTCTTCTTATTTTGGTGGTAATTTTACCCATACAGGTGATGGCTCAATAAAGCTTAATTATATTGCGATGTACTCCGAGACATCTCGCAATTGGAGTTCTCTTGGTCTTGGTACCAATGGTCCGGTAACTCATATAGGCTCCACTTCTCTCTTTATTGACGGCAAAATTGAATCCTTTATATCTTTTCAAGGAGATTTCAATGAAGTTTATACTTCAGAGGGATACGCCATATCAACGAGTGGATTCAGTTTATGGAATCCTTCTTCCAAATCATGGGTCAGCATGGAGAAACTTGGATTTTACATGTCCGGGTATCTTTTCGATATACCTGGTTTTAATAGCACGCAAAGGATATATTCTGGTAATCTAAGTGCAATTGCGAGTTACAGTACTAGAAACATCGCCCATTTTTCCAGCGATAGTCTTAATGACACGTTTATTCCGTGTTACGTAAACGCATTTCCCTCGTACATACGGTTAGAAGATATAGCCTATCCGTTTGCAAATAATTCCATGATTGCTATTCTAGGAAGTGAAGAAATGGAGGATAAATGTACTGCTGCCGTTTATTTCGCTAACTCAACTGAGCCAATATATCCTAAACGTATTTTGTCCGCTAATTGCAGTTCTAAGTTCATTGTACTTGAGGACtgtttaattatttatagTAATGATACGGATGAGTCAGACATTGTCAAGAATACGTTTGTTTCTTTCAACACAACATCAAATTCCTTAGGAAACACTACAGCACTTTCACAACTGAAAGGGCACATAAATAGTGTTATAGTGGATGATTCTTACAACAATATCTTCTTTGGTGGAAACTTGTCTGAACAATCTTCGGGATGTGTAGGATTTTGCATATTCGAATACAATTCGTCGAGCTGGCGCAACATCAGTCACAACCTGATATCTGCTGAAGTGCAGTCCATTTTGTGGGTAAACGAAACATATTCAAGTATGTATTTAGCTGGCAAATTTGTTTGGGATACGTCTGACGTAGACTATCTATTGATGTATAATTTCGATAACAATACTATCATGAGTTGCAAAGGTTCTTCTAGCATACCCGGTCCGGTCTTGCTTGCATCTTTAAAATCACAATCAAAGGATGAATACTCAGTTTTGTTGTATGGAACTGAAGTAAGTAGCAGTGATACTTACTTGAACGTGTTGAACTCTGAAGGGGCTATAAATTCATATTCTCTtgatattcatttaaatcaatCGACGATAAACagtattgatttttttgaatctaACCAAATTTCTCAAATCCCAATCAACGATTCGATAATCGTCCTTTCTGGCTTAATTGTTTTGGATGATTCGAGCAAAGCATCAGCTGTCTATTGTGTCAATAAGTCTTGCCTACCCTTATTGACAGCTTTTAAGGACAACGGAGAAGCAGGAATAGTTCGCAAAGTTGTCCAGCAGAAATCATTTTCTAGTTCGGCCTCTAAGATGATTCCTGTAACTACCAAGTACGATCATATAGGACAGCCACGTTACGTTGTAATTATCAGTCTCGGGATAAGCATTGGAGTTATGTTTTTGATAATGTCGGGATCTATAGTTGTTGAGATTATTCATTGGTTCTTTTCGGAGCATGTCGAAACGTTGCACGACTattcgaattttttaaaagaattaaagaCCCAGTAA
- the rps13 gene encoding 40S ribosomal protein uS15: protein MGRMHSKGKGIASSALPYVRSPPAWCKADADSVVEQILKFSKKGMSPSQIGVTLRDSHGIPQVRFITGQKIMRILKANGLAPELPEDLYNLIKKAVSVRKHLERNRKDKDSKFRLILIESRIHRLARYYRKVGALPPTWKYESATASALVA from the exons atgGGTCGTATGCATAGCAAAGGAAAGGGTATCGCTTCTTCCGCTTTACCCTACGTTCGCTCTCCCCCTGCTTGGTGCAAGGCTGATGCCGACTCCGTTGTCGAGCAAATTCTTAAGTTCTCCAAGAAGGGTATGTCCCCTTCTCAAATTGGTGTGACTCTCCGTGACTCTCATGGAATTCCTCAAGTTCGTTTCATCACTG GTCAAAAGATCATGCGTATCTTGAAGGCTAATG GTCTTGCTCCCGAGCTCCCCGAGGATCTCTACAATCTTATTAAGAAG GCTGTTTCCGTCCGCAAGCATTTGGAACGTAACCGTAAGGATAAGGACTCCAAGTTCCGTTTGATTCTTATTGAGTCTCGTATCCACCGTCTTGCTCGTTACTACAGAAAGGTCGGTGCTCTTCCCCCTACCTGGAAGTACGAATCTGCTACTGCTTCTGCTTTGGTTGCTTAA
- the cdc16 gene encoding two-component GAP Cdc16 encodes MPSIDCKRLQKLAPKSPENQSKCISRLRYMVMLDQVESDEGGNSSTRPYVWAVLLNAPPRNADEYIRYVRQGPSPMAQKIQNDVSRTLVVESQFHSRVSQSSLSRLLNAYVWKRGALYVQGMNVLASPFLYACKSENQAFQFFDRLLQNECPLYVLPNIDGVHRGAKLLDKCLEVLDHRLYTYLLSKGLTAKIYALPSILTLSACTAPLSEALTIWDFLFAYGIHLNILCVIAQMFIFREQLIDHPSPMTLLRTFPPLNAKNIMKITILLISKLPPELYNLLARHAWDSEAGVLIDRLT; translated from the exons ATGCCGAGTATTGACTGCAAGCGACTTCAAAAGTTAGCGCCCAAATCACCAGAAAACCAATCGAAATGTATCTCTAGGCTTCGTTACATGGTCATGCTTGATCAAGTTGAGTCGGATGAAGGTGGGAATTCAAGCACCAGGCCATATGTTTGGGCAGTTCTTTTGAATGCCCCCCCACGGAACGCTGACGAATACATACGATATGTTCGCCAAGGACCGTCTCCTATGGCACAAAAGATTCAAAATGATGTTTCAAGAACCCTGGTCGTAGAATCTCAGTTTCATTCTCGTGTGTCTCAATCGTCTCTTTCACGTTTATTAAATGCTTATGTCTGGAAACGAGGTGCTTTATATGTTCAAGGTATGAATGTGTTAGCATCACCTTTTTTGTATGCTTGTAAAAGCGAAAACCAAGCTTTTCAGTTCTTTGACCGTCTGCTACAAAATGAATGCCCTCTATATGTCCTCCCAAACATTGATGGTGTTCATCGCGGCGCAAAG TTATTGGATAAATGCCTTGAAGTCCTTGACCATCGTTTGTACACGTATCTTTTATCCAAAGGGCTTACCGCAAAAATTTACGCTTTACCAT CTATACTTACTTTGAGTGCTTGTACTGCCCCATTATCCGAAGCTCTTACCATATgggattttttgtttgcttaTGGAATACACCTTAATATCCTATGTGTGATTGCacaaatgtttattttccGAGAGCAGCTCATCGATCATCCAAG CCCCATGACCCTATTACGAACGTTTCCTCCtttaaatgcaaaaaatataatgaaaattacCATTCTCCTTATTTCGAAATTACCGCCAGAACTGTATAACTTGTTAGCTCGCCATGCGTGGGATTCTGAAGCTGGTGTTCTGATTGACCGACTAACATAA
- the eaf6 gene encoding NuA4 histone acetyltransferase complex subunit Eaf6 has protein sequence MSTPNSTPSEPPVNVSYYEQCKKELHEMIEKRQLLETSLIGLEDSIYRLEGSYLEKTSGTGNIIRGFEGLLKNNASNLRRRADYSESDRLFSLSSLSSPHTRSPAYDLDDSTETSRRRKRKNESDSHEGRRRSSFREL, from the exons ATGTCGACTCCCAATTCGACGCCTAGCGAGCCA CCCGTGAATGTTTCCTATTATGAACAGTGCAAAAAGGAGCTTCATGAAATGATTGAAAAGCGACAATTGTTGGAAACTTCGTTAATAGGTCTCGAGGACTCTATCTATAGGCTGGAAGGCAGTTACTTAGAAAAAACATCGGGTACTGGCAACATTATTCGTGGATTCGAAggtcttttaaaaaacaatgcATCAAACCTCCGCCGTCGTGCAGACTATTCGGAATCAGACAGActgttttctctttcttccCTGTCGAGTCCCCATACACGTAGTCCAGCTTATGACCTCGACGACTCGACAGAAACTAGTcgaagaagaaaacgaaaaaatgAATCTGATAGTCACGAAGGAAGAAGACGTTCTTCTTTTCGAGAACTATAA
- the arc2 gene encoding ARP2/3 actin-organizing complex subunit Arc34: protein MLSLDYNNIFIYELLTERFSSENPSSIDQVVTDFDGVTFHISTPEEKTKILISLSMKCYPELVNYGTLDLLKQIYGAYVHEPEMGYNFSILIDLQQLPATDEEKEQLAMSISMLKRNVLAAPFHRAFTKQAELADLARKDPENAPMLDKQATSQELMAIHYRDEETIVLWPEHDRVTVVFSTKFREETDRIFGKVFLQEFVDARRRPAIQTAPQVLFSYRDPPLEIRDIQGIQKGDDFGFVTFVLFERHFTPQNREDCISHIQVFRNTLHFHIKASKAYMHQRMRKRVADFQKVLNRAKPDVELERKTATGRSFVRA, encoded by the exons ATGCTCTCATTAGATTATAACAATATATTCATTTACGAGTTACTGACAGAAAGGTTTTCAAG CGAAAACCCGTCGTCGATTGATCAAGTGGTAACTGATTTTGATGGCGTCACGTTCCACATTTCAACTCCTGAGGAAAAGACGAAAATCTTGATCAGTCTGTCTATGAAATGCTATCCTGAGCTTGTTAATTACGGTACTCTGGATTTACTGAAACAGATTTACGGTGCTTATGTGCATGAACCTGAAATGGGATACAACTTCAGTATTCTTATAGACTTACAACAACTTCCCGCTACCGATgaggaaaaagaacaatTAGCTATGTCTATTTCTATGTTAAAAAGAAACGTTTTAGCTGCTCCCTTCCACCGTGCATTCACCAAACAAGCCGAACTAGCTGATTTGGCTCGTAAAGACCCGGAAAATGCCCCTATGCTTGACAAGCAAGCCACTTCTCAGGAGCTCATGGCAATTCATTATCGTGATGAAGAAACTATTGTTTTATGGCCTGAGCATGATCGCGTTACAGTCGTCTTTTCAACGAAATTCCGTGAAGAGACTGATCGCATCTTTGGCAAGGTATTCTTGCAGGAATTCGTTGATGCCCGTCGCCGTCCGGCTATTCAAACCGCTCCTCAAGTGCTCTTTTCCTATAGAGATCCACCTTTGGAGATTCGTGATATTCAGGGTATTCAAAAGGGTGATGACTTTGGATTTGTAACATTCGTTTTATTTGAGCGTCATTTTACACCTCAAAATCGTGAAGATTGCATATCTCATATCCAGGTTTTCCGCAACACCCTACACTTTCACATTAAGGCTTCCAAGGCTTACATGCACCAACGTATGCGTAAGCGTGTTGCTGACTTCCAAAAGGTTTTGAACCGGGCCAAGCCCGATGTGGAATTGGAGAGAAAGACAGCTACTGGTAGGTCATTTGTTCGTGCTTAA